A stretch of the Planctomycetota bacterium genome encodes the following:
- a CDS encoding extracellular solute-binding protein yields MLAAGGCERAEPGERVVLYSSADGYLLREVVADFEDATGIRVDVVGDTEATKTTGLVERLLAEREAPRADVWWSSEPYQTVRLADAGVLAPYTSAPNEAELDPWPAGLRDAEGRWYGFASRARVIAYASDRLDAADVPRRIADLTADAWRGRVGMARPEFGTTRGHVAAILAADRPEVLERWLASMRANGMRIYDGNATVVAAIARGEIDVGLTDTDDVYAAQRNGWRVDFVFEAADDPLTDPLPPTSRGPLLMPNTVGLVAGGPNPDAAGRLIDYLLSERASRVIAASDSRNFPVRPELRAELGLELPAEAWTIDPAIVARAMPEAMEVCDRALAP; encoded by the coding sequence ATGCTCGCCGCCGGCGGCTGCGAGCGCGCCGAGCCTGGCGAGCGCGTCGTGCTCTACAGCTCGGCCGACGGCTATCTGCTCCGCGAGGTCGTCGCCGACTTCGAGGACGCTACCGGCATCCGCGTCGACGTCGTCGGCGATACCGAGGCGACCAAGACCACCGGCCTCGTCGAGCGGCTGCTGGCCGAACGCGAGGCGCCCCGCGCCGACGTCTGGTGGTCGAGCGAGCCCTACCAGACCGTCCGGCTCGCCGACGCCGGCGTGCTCGCCCCCTATACGAGCGCACCCAACGAGGCCGAGCTCGATCCGTGGCCGGCGGGCCTTCGTGACGCCGAGGGCCGCTGGTACGGCTTCGCCTCGCGGGCCCGCGTGATCGCGTATGCCAGCGATCGCCTCGACGCCGCCGACGTGCCCCGCCGCATCGCCGACCTCACCGCCGACGCCTGGCGCGGCCGCGTGGGCATGGCCCGCCCGGAGTTCGGCACGACCCGCGGGCACGTCGCAGCGATCCTCGCCGCCGATCGCCCGGAGGTGCTCGAGCGGTGGCTCGCGTCCATGCGGGCCAACGGGATGCGGATCTACGACGGCAACGCCACCGTCGTCGCCGCCATCGCCCGCGGCGAGATCGACGTCGGCCTCACCGATACCGACGACGTCTACGCCGCCCAGCGGAACGGCTGGCGCGTCGACTTCGTGTTCGAGGCGGCCGACGATCCGCTCACCGATCCGCTGCCGCCCACCAGCCGCGGCCCGCTGCTGATGCCCAACACCGTGGGCCTCGTCGCCGGCGGCCCCAACCCGGATGCCGCCGGCCGGCTGATCGACTACCTGCTGAGCGAGCGGGCGTCGCGGGTCATCGCCGCCAGCGACTCGCGGAACTTCCCCGTGCGGCCCGAGTTGCGGGCCGAGCTCGGCCTCGAATTGCCCGCCGAGGCGTGGACGATCGACCCCGCGATCGTTGCCCGCGCCATGCCCGAGGCCATGGAGGTGTGCGACCGGGCCCTGGCCCCGTAG
- a CDS encoding M20/M25/M40 family metallo-hydrolase: MKLALAIAAVLAPVLAVATPASAQDANPAPTAQDLVDGNRVMAALRALPEARAGRSTPEDVAGLLETEEYVLTQLRGMGYDPITEDVARPERIARTTPPDAPTPRNIYVDLEGSGDLAKNTIILLAHIDAVSGSPGADDNGTGTAALLELARVLKDQPRRRSIRLLFTTLEEAGLIGARHHVRRTITPAIAEGDIIVDGALSLEMLGYFSDEPGSQQSPIPAIEGVYEPPDRGDFLALVGLRQHRDFTDVLANAMRRAEPEAKILQADFFGFAAPDIMRSDHAEFWRLGLPAAMFTDTANFRNPHYHQASDTIETIDRARYIRAVRQVAGAVQELSMLKDWPKAPPLAVPGADPDPRR, encoded by the coding sequence ATGAAGCTCGCACTCGCAATCGCCGCCGTGCTTGCACCGGTTCTGGCTGTGGCGACGCCGGCATCGGCACAGGACGCCAACCCGGCACCGACGGCGCAGGATCTCGTCGACGGCAACCGCGTCATGGCGGCGCTGCGGGCGCTCCCCGAGGCCCGCGCCGGACGCAGCACGCCCGAGGACGTCGCCGGCCTACTCGAGACCGAGGAGTACGTCCTCACGCAGCTCCGCGGCATGGGCTACGACCCGATCACCGAGGACGTCGCCCGCCCCGAACGCATCGCCCGGACGACGCCGCCCGACGCGCCCACGCCCCGCAACATCTACGTCGACCTCGAGGGCAGCGGCGACCTCGCGAAGAACACCATCATCCTGCTCGCACACATCGACGCCGTCAGCGGATCGCCCGGCGCCGACGACAACGGCACCGGCACCGCCGCCCTGCTCGAACTCGCCCGCGTGCTCAAGGACCAGCCCCGGCGCCGATCCATCCGCCTGCTCTTCACGACCCTCGAGGAAGCCGGCCTCATCGGCGCACGGCACCATGTCCGGCGGACCATCACCCCCGCGATCGCAGAGGGCGACATCATCGTCGACGGGGCGCTCTCGCTCGAGATGCTCGGCTACTTCAGCGACGAGCCGGGCAGCCAGCAGTCGCCCATTCCCGCCATCGAGGGCGTCTACGAGCCGCCCGACCGCGGCGACTTCCTCGCGCTCGTCGGCCTGCGGCAGCACCGCGACTTCACCGACGTCCTGGCCAACGCCATGCGGCGGGCCGAGCCCGAAGCCAAGATCCTCCAGGCCGACTTCTTCGGCTTCGCCGCCCCCGACATCATGCGGTCGGATCACGCCGAATTCTGGCGGCTGGGCCTGCCCGCCGCCATGTTCACCGACACCGCGAACTTCCGCAACCCGCACTACCACCAGGCCAGCGACACCATCGAGACCATCGACCGCGCACGCTACATCCGCGCCGTGCGACAGGTCGCCGGCGCGGTCCAGGAACTCTCGATGCTGAAGGACTGGCCCAAGGCCCCGCCGCTGGCCGTCCCCGGTGCGGATCCGGACCCACGTCGCTAG